The [Bacillus] selenitireducens MLS10 genome includes a region encoding these proteins:
- a CDS encoding TIGR03643 family protein, with translation MAKRNNLSVEEIDRIVEMAWEDRTPFEAIEIQFGLKEKEVIKLMRAEMKASSFKMWRKRMNERTTKHRSIRGDDIKRFRSPMQKHISY, from the coding sequence ATGGCGAAAAGAAACAACCTGTCCGTCGAAGAGATTGACCGCATTGTTGAAATGGCCTGGGAAGACCGGACACCGTTTGAAGCGATTGAGATCCAGTTTGGACTGAAAGAAAAAGAAGTCATTAAACTGATGCGTGCTGAAATGAAGGCCTCATCCTTCAAAATGTGGCGAAAACGGATGAATGAGCGCACGACAAAACATCGTTCAATCCGTGGCGATGACATTAAACGGTTCCGTTCACCCATGCAAAAACATATCAGCTACTGA
- a CDS encoding FAD-dependent oxidoreductase — protein MNIAVIGSTHAGTAAVKNMARLYPDATIHVYERNDNVSFLSCGLALYVGGVVQDAKALFYSSPDELSSMGIQVHMQHDVLNVDDENKTLRVKDLLTGEVRTDRFDKLVMTTGSWPVIPPIEGIGQDQILLAKNYNQANTIIKQTEHAHHITVIGAGYIGVELVEAFQQAGKSVTLVDGESRILSRYFDSAITDEVERALTDRGIELRLNETVQAFKGDGRVRQVVTNKGAVDTDLVILCVGFRPNTGLLTDKVDMLANGAIKVNEYMQTSHPDIFAAGDCCAISYNPTGEEAYIPLATNAVRTGTLVAHNLLTPRIPHPGTQGTSGLHLFGLNLASTGLTDTAATQAGLTLQEVTVQETNRPTFMPDAEEVRFTLRFDPVTRIIKGAQVLSKADVTQAINTMSVVIQKEMTIEELAFVDFFFQPHFNHPWHFLNKAGLAAIDALTPAEAVQAAR, from the coding sequence ATGAATATTGCCGTTATTGGAAGTACCCACGCCGGAACCGCAGCTGTTAAGAATATGGCCCGTCTCTATCCTGACGCCACGATTCACGTCTATGAGCGTAACGACAACGTATCCTTTCTTTCCTGCGGGCTTGCCCTCTATGTAGGCGGCGTCGTGCAAGACGCAAAGGCGCTCTTTTATTCTTCACCGGACGAACTGAGCTCAATGGGGATTCAGGTGCATATGCAACACGACGTCCTGAATGTGGACGATGAAAACAAAACGCTCCGGGTCAAAGATCTTCTCACCGGTGAAGTGCGGACCGACCGCTTTGACAAGCTTGTCATGACAACCGGTTCGTGGCCGGTCATTCCGCCCATCGAAGGCATCGGGCAAGATCAGATTTTGCTCGCGAAAAACTACAACCAGGCCAACACGATCATTAAGCAGACCGAACATGCTCACCACATCACAGTGATTGGTGCCGGTTATATTGGCGTCGAACTCGTGGAAGCTTTTCAACAGGCAGGTAAATCCGTTACTCTCGTTGACGGCGAGAGCCGGATCTTGAGCCGTTATTTTGATTCCGCCATCACCGACGAGGTTGAACGGGCGTTGACGGACCGTGGCATTGAACTCCGGTTAAATGAGACCGTCCAGGCATTCAAAGGGGATGGGCGTGTCAGACAGGTCGTCACGAACAAAGGAGCTGTCGATACGGACCTCGTTATCCTCTGCGTCGGATTCAGACCAAACACCGGACTCTTGACTGATAAGGTCGATATGCTCGCAAACGGGGCCATCAAAGTGAATGAGTATATGCAGACAAGCCATCCTGACATTTTTGCGGCAGGTGACTGCTGTGCCATCTCCTACAATCCGACCGGAGAAGAAGCGTATATCCCCCTTGCAACCAATGCGGTGCGAACAGGAACCCTCGTTGCCCACAACCTGCTTACGCCTCGCATCCCTCACCCGGGAACACAGGGAACATCGGGACTGCACCTTTTCGGTCTCAATCTGGCCTCCACCGGCCTGACGGACACCGCAGCAACACAGGCTGGCCTCACGCTTCAGGAGGTCACGGTTCAGGAAACGAACCGGCCGACGTTCATGCCTGATGCCGAAGAAGTCCGGTTTACCCTCCGCTTTGATCCGGTAACACGGATCATCAAAGGTGCTCAGGTCCTGTCAAAAGCCGATGTGACTCAGGCCATCAACACGATGAGTGTGGTGATCCAAAAGGAGATGACCATCGAAGAATTGGCGTTCGTTGACTTCTTCTTCCAGCCTCACTTTAATCATCCTTGGCACTTCCTGAACAAAGCGGGCCTCGCTGCAATAGATGCTCTGACGCCGGCAGAAGCGGTTCAAGCTGCCCGCTGA
- a CDS encoding dihydrolipoamide acetyltransferase family protein codes for MAKELVMPKMGMSMEEGTVVLWHKQEGDAVKKGEPVAAISSEKIENDVEAPEDGVLLNIRVQADETVKVGDIIGVIGAAGEAVPEAELAEDTAQESAAASHSASSASENEAVRATSPEPATERRIRVSPAAKKLAKEKGVDIALVSGSGPKGRITREDILRAAEETLTPSVAPTATEPEEVPTAERPGTKDYAGIRKVIGERMHESLSGTAQLTIMRYADVTGLMVFRQDTNRALESVSAGKKFTITDLIAKAVVLALKKHPFMNSTLQDGVIYEYRHIHLGIAASMERGLMVPVVRDADRLNLAALSGRIRDLGHKAKDNRLTQDEMKGSTFTITNLGASGIGFFTPILNPPETGILGVGAGESFVSMINGEVTEGTRIPLSLTFDHRIVDGEPASQFLMTVTELLEKPHALFSLEDWPQ; via the coding sequence ATGGCCAAAGAACTCGTCATGCCAAAAATGGGCATGAGCATGGAAGAAGGAACCGTCGTACTCTGGCATAAACAGGAAGGGGACGCTGTTAAAAAAGGTGAACCCGTCGCTGCCATCAGCTCAGAAAAAATCGAGAATGATGTGGAGGCCCCTGAAGACGGGGTACTCCTGAACATTCGCGTACAGGCTGACGAGACCGTCAAGGTTGGTGACATTATCGGGGTCATCGGTGCGGCAGGCGAAGCCGTCCCTGAAGCCGAACTTGCTGAAGACACGGCTCAGGAAAGTGCCGCAGCTTCGCACTCTGCCTCTTCTGCATCTGAAAATGAAGCGGTCCGGGCTACTTCACCGGAACCGGCCACGGAGCGCCGCATCCGGGTCTCCCCCGCCGCCAAAAAGCTCGCGAAAGAAAAAGGGGTCGATATCGCCCTCGTATCAGGCTCCGGTCCGAAAGGACGGATCACGAGAGAAGACATCCTGAGAGCGGCTGAAGAAACCTTGACCCCTTCAGTCGCACCAACGGCGACCGAACCGGAAGAGGTGCCAACGGCTGAGAGACCGGGGACAAAAGACTACGCGGGGATCCGCAAAGTCATCGGTGAGCGGATGCATGAGAGCCTCAGTGGCACAGCTCAATTAACGATTATGCGCTACGCCGACGTGACCGGACTCATGGTCTTCAGACAGGATACCAACAGGGCCCTTGAATCCGTGTCAGCGGGTAAAAAATTCACGATCACCGATCTCATTGCCAAAGCCGTCGTTCTGGCATTGAAAAAGCATCCGTTTATGAACAGCACGCTGCAGGACGGTGTGATTTACGAGTACCGTCATATTCATCTTGGCATTGCCGCATCGATGGAACGGGGCCTCATGGTACCCGTCGTCCGGGACGCCGACCGCCTGAACCTCGCCGCACTGTCCGGACGCATCCGCGACCTCGGACACAAGGCGAAGGACAACCGGTTGACCCAGGATGAAATGAAAGGTTCCACCTTTACCATTACAAACCTGGGTGCGTCGGGGATCGGCTTCTTCACCCCGATCCTGAATCCGCCGGAGACAGGTATTCTCGGAGTTGGCGCAGGTGAATCGTTTGTCTCCATGATAAACGGAGAGGTCACGGAGGGGACACGGATCCCTCTCAGCCTGACATTCGATCACCGCATCGTCGACGGAGAACCGGCAAGCCAATTTCTGATGACCGTCACAGAACTTCTTGAAAAGCCCCATGCCCTCTTCAGCCTTGAGGACTGGCCTCAGTGA
- a CDS encoding DoxX family protein, with protein METLAIISQIIIAISIVIVWVFRFDNIVKEFKQYELSDLTRNMVGAAKISLATLLVAGIWTSEFIVIPALIMAFLMVCAQLAHFKVKNPWSKHVPSLILLLLSLFVAGVHSGLIG; from the coding sequence ATGGAAACTTTAGCAATCATTTCTCAAATCATCATTGCCATCTCCATCGTCATTGTCTGGGTATTTCGTTTTGACAACATCGTCAAAGAATTCAAACAGTATGAGCTGTCTGACCTCACGAGAAATATGGTCGGTGCTGCGAAGATCTCCCTCGCCACCTTGCTTGTCGCCGGGATCTGGACATCGGAATTTATCGTCATTCCCGCACTGATCATGGCTTTTCTGATGGTGTGCGCGCAGCTTGCCCATTTCAAAGTCAAGAATCCATGGAGTAAGCACGTGCCGTCTCTGATTCTCCTGCTTCTTTCCCTGTTTGTTGCCGGGGTGCATTCCGGTCTAATCGGGTGA
- the tnpB gene encoding IS200/IS605 family element RNA-guided endonuclease TnpB, translating to MTNHKAYRFRIYPNREQEILIAKTIGSTRFVYNHFLAKWNDRYKETGKGMSYNACSAELPQLKRDYEWLKEVDSTALQQGLKHLADGFNRFFKKQNKYPRFKSKKNDVQSFKTVGKMRIEGNRLFLPKLGYVKFAKSRHVEGRILSATIRRTPMGKHFISVLAETEIKPFDATGSAVGIDLGIDHFAILSDGQKIDNERFTRKMEQKLKREQRKLSRRYEQAKKDGKPLREAKNYQKQKVKVAKIHEKIANQRTDFLQKLSTTIIKNHDVVCIEDLNAKGMLKNKKLSKAISDVSWSAFKDMLMYKAEWHDRTIIKIDRWFPSSQLCSSCGHHDGKKDLRVRSWTCPSCGTHHDRDINASRNILQEGLRVLS from the coding sequence ATGACAAATCATAAAGCCTATCGCTTTCGCATCTATCCCAATCGAGAACAGGAAATCTTGATTGCGAAAACCATCGGTTCGACTCGTTTTGTCTATAACCACTTTCTTGCGAAGTGGAACGACAGGTATAAAGAGACAGGCAAAGGAATGTCCTACAATGCCTGTTCTGCGGAACTCCCGCAATTAAAACGAGATTACGAATGGTTAAAAGAAGTGGACAGCACTGCCTTGCAACAAGGGTTAAAACACTTAGCTGACGGATTCAACCGTTTCTTTAAGAAACAAAACAAATACCCTCGATTTAAGTCAAAGAAGAACGATGTTCAGTCTTTTAAAACCGTCGGCAAAATGCGAATCGAAGGCAATCGCCTTTTCCTTCCGAAACTGGGCTACGTCAAATTCGCAAAAAGCCGTCATGTTGAGGGACGTATTCTGTCTGCCACGATCCGACGAACGCCAATGGGTAAGCATTTTATATCCGTTCTTGCTGAAACGGAGATTAAACCATTCGATGCAACAGGATCAGCCGTAGGCATTGATCTTGGCATTGACCATTTCGCCATCCTTTCAGACGGGCAAAAGATCGACAACGAACGCTTTACACGAAAGATGGAACAGAAGCTAAAGCGTGAGCAACGCAAGCTGTCAAGACGCTATGAACAGGCGAAGAAAGACGGAAAACCGTTGCGTGAAGCCAAAAACTATCAAAAGCAAAAGGTCAAAGTTGCCAAAATCCATGAGAAGATCGCCAATCAACGAACGGATTTCCTTCAAAAACTCAGTACAACGATCATCAAAAACCACGATGTCGTTTGTATCGAAGATTTAAACGCCAAAGGAATGTTGAAAAATAAGAAGCTGTCAAAAGCCATTTCAGACGTATCTTGGTCGGCTTTTAAGGATATGTTGATGTACAAGGCGGAGTGGCATGATCGCACGATCATCAAAATTGACCGATGGTTCCCATCCAGTCAGCTTTGTTCATCCTGTGGTCATCATGACGGCAAAAAGGATTTGCGTGTTCGATCATGGACGTGCCCCTCTTGTGGTACGCACCATGATCGTGACATCAACGCCAGTCGAAACATCTTACAAGAAGGGTTACGTGTCCTTTCATAA
- a CDS encoding alpha-ketoacid dehydrogenase subunit beta, whose translation MTRELTFSEAIREAMQIAMRNDENVILMGEDVGGGAEVDHLQDSEAWGGVMGVTMGLATEFGRDRVLDTPIAEAGYMGAAVTCAATGMRPVAELMFNDFIGSCLDEVMNQGAKLRYMFGGKAKVPLVVRTMHGAGFRAAAQHSQSLYGMFTAIPGIKVVIPSTPYDAKGLLLAAIEDDDPVIFFEDKTLYNVKGEVPEGYYTVPIGKGEIRREGTDLTIVAIGKQVQTALDAAMMLGKKGIEAEVVDPKSTSPLDEQIILDSVMKTNRLVIVDEANPRCNVATDIAALVADKGFDYLDAPIKRVTAPHCPVPFSPVLEDLYLPSAEKIIEAVNDMIADDTTMTV comes from the coding sequence ATGACAAGAGAACTGACTTTTTCAGAAGCGATCCGCGAAGCCATGCAAATCGCCATGCGCAACGATGAGAACGTGATTTTGATGGGCGAAGATGTCGGAGGCGGAGCTGAAGTGGATCACCTGCAGGACAGCGAAGCCTGGGGAGGAGTCATGGGCGTCACAATGGGACTCGCCACTGAATTCGGCCGCGACAGGGTCCTCGATACCCCGATCGCCGAGGCAGGGTATATGGGGGCAGCCGTGACATGTGCAGCCACCGGCATGCGTCCTGTAGCCGAGCTGATGTTCAATGATTTTATCGGCAGCTGCCTCGATGAAGTGATGAACCAGGGAGCCAAACTCCGCTACATGTTTGGGGGGAAAGCGAAAGTGCCCCTCGTTGTCCGGACAATGCACGGCGCAGGTTTCAGAGCAGCCGCCCAGCATTCCCAGAGTCTGTACGGCATGTTCACCGCGATTCCAGGGATTAAAGTGGTGATTCCTTCCACGCCATATGACGCAAAAGGGCTTCTCCTTGCGGCAATCGAAGATGACGATCCGGTGATTTTCTTTGAAGACAAAACACTGTACAACGTTAAGGGCGAAGTTCCTGAAGGGTACTACACCGTCCCAATCGGTAAAGGCGAAATCAGACGCGAAGGAACCGACCTGACGATCGTTGCCATCGGCAAACAGGTCCAGACGGCCCTTGACGCCGCCATGATGCTCGGAAAAAAAGGCATCGAAGCGGAAGTGGTCGACCCGAAGAGCACCTCACCTCTCGATGAACAGATTATTCTCGATTCGGTGATGAAAACGAACCGTCTCGTCATCGTCGACGAAGCGAATCCTCGGTGCAATGTCGCGACTGACATCGCCGCTCTCGTCGCAGACAAAGGGTTCGACTACCTCGATGCACCGATCAAACGCGTGACCGCTCCACACTGCCCGGTGCCATTCTCTCCGGTCCTCGAGGATCTCTACCTCCCGTCCGCGGAGAAGATCATCGAGGCTGTCAATGACATGATCGCAGATGATACCACCATGACTGTCTGA
- a CDS encoding thiamine pyrophosphate-dependent dehydrogenase E1 component subunit alpha: MKLSEKEVTGITTEKARWMYQKMQEIRMFEDRVHELFGQGKLPGFVHLYAGEEAVAVGVCAHFDDKDTITSTHRGHGHCIAKGCELDGMMAELYGKSTGLCNGKGGSMHIADVEKGMLGANGIVGGGFPLATGAALTAKLKKTGGVSACFFGDGAGNHGTFHEGINLAAIWDLPVLFVAENNGYAEATPFEYASSCENIADRAQGYGIPGEIVDGKDVVAVYEAAQRAVERAKRGEGPTLIECKTYRNYGHFEGDAQKYKTAEDKERHLNEDDAIRRFRAYILENSLMTEDELKTIDQDVEEAVNRSVTFAEESPDPTIDDLTTDVYVKYESE; this comes from the coding sequence ATGAAACTTTCAGAAAAGGAAGTCACCGGGATCACGACGGAAAAGGCACGGTGGATGTATCAGAAGATGCAGGAGATCCGCATGTTTGAAGACCGCGTCCATGAGCTGTTTGGCCAGGGAAAGCTGCCGGGATTTGTTCATTTGTATGCAGGGGAAGAAGCAGTTGCCGTCGGCGTATGTGCCCACTTTGATGACAAGGATACAATCACGAGTACCCACCGCGGACACGGACACTGCATTGCCAAAGGCTGCGAACTCGACGGCATGATGGCGGAGCTGTACGGCAAATCAACGGGGCTCTGCAACGGCAAAGGCGGGTCCATGCACATTGCTGACGTGGAAAAAGGCATGCTCGGAGCGAACGGCATCGTCGGAGGCGGTTTTCCGCTTGCCACAGGTGCTGCACTGACGGCAAAGCTGAAAAAGACAGGCGGGGTTTCCGCATGCTTCTTCGGAGACGGTGCCGGCAACCACGGTACGTTCCATGAGGGTATTAACCTCGCTGCCATCTGGGATCTTCCGGTTTTGTTTGTGGCTGAAAACAATGGCTACGCTGAAGCAACGCCATTTGAGTACGCATCTTCGTGTGAAAACATCGCTGACCGGGCGCAGGGCTATGGCATCCCGGGAGAGATCGTTGACGGTAAAGACGTCGTTGCGGTTTATGAAGCGGCACAGCGGGCCGTGGAACGGGCGAAAAGAGGAGAAGGTCCGACACTGATTGAATGCAAAACATACCGCAACTACGGCCACTTCGAAGGAGATGCACAGAAATACAAAACCGCCGAAGACAAGGAGCGTCATTTAAATGAGGACGATGCCATCCGGCGATTCAGAGCGTACATTCTCGAGAACAGCCTGATGACCGAAGACGAACTGAAAACGATCGATCAGGACGTTGAAGAAGCTGTCAACCGCTCTGTTACATTCGCTGAAGAGAGCCCGGATCCGACCATTGATGACCTGACTACTGACGTCTACGTCAAATACGAGTCTGAATAA
- a CDS encoding DASH family cryptochrome: MRMVNVIWFRHDLRIHDHEPLRLAHWAKEETEAVFVRDARMDEKVTPGLKRAGEHRERFLMESLVVLAGSLEAEGMPFTVLKGPVVKTMIDWLTERGATDVFLHEHPGFEERRDLEEVQRALPHIHWHVSEGHTMFRRDQLPFSFSEFPMSFTMFRKRLEAHLRLPEKKRSFSYDSYDTVTEAEPVFLSGKESGSFGAVRGSGDHIPHAGGQGIVRGGEQEALARLRSYVGNASRLFTYKETRDGMFAFDDSSKLSFWLANGSLSPKRVYRAILDMEAANGRNESSYWLFFELLWREYFQWLMLATDARLFTKQGLLDVAIVWHEDKALFQAWKDGETGFPLVDAAMRELKATGYMSNRARQNAASFLTKNLGINWLWGARYFEEQLIDYDPASNYGNWAYQAGVGTDLRELRAFNVIGQGIRYDPKGSYAKNWLHLPDTLPGHTVYDPVKLSAHTDWPQPIVDLEESLERRKQELGL, translated from the coding sequence ATGAGAATGGTGAATGTCATTTGGTTTCGTCATGACTTACGCATACATGATCACGAACCGCTTCGGCTGGCTCACTGGGCAAAAGAAGAAACGGAGGCCGTCTTTGTACGGGATGCGCGCATGGACGAGAAGGTCACCCCGGGACTCAAACGTGCCGGTGAACACCGGGAGCGGTTTCTCATGGAGAGTCTGGTTGTCCTTGCCGGATCCCTGGAAGCAGAAGGGATGCCGTTTACCGTCCTGAAGGGGCCGGTTGTAAAAACGATGATCGATTGGCTCACGGAACGTGGCGCAACGGATGTTTTTCTGCATGAGCATCCGGGTTTTGAAGAACGGCGGGATCTTGAGGAGGTGCAAAGGGCACTGCCACACATTCACTGGCATGTCAGTGAGGGACATACGATGTTTCGACGGGATCAGCTGCCCTTCTCCTTTTCGGAATTTCCGATGTCGTTCACGATGTTCCGAAAGAGGCTTGAAGCACACCTCAGGTTACCGGAAAAAAAGCGGTCTTTCTCCTATGACTCTTATGATACGGTCACAGAGGCAGAGCCGGTTTTCCTGAGCGGAAAAGAGAGTGGATCTTTCGGAGCGGTGCGGGGATCCGGTGACCACATTCCGCATGCCGGAGGACAGGGAATCGTCAGAGGGGGAGAACAGGAAGCATTGGCGCGCCTCCGGTCGTATGTTGGGAATGCGTCACGATTATTTACCTACAAAGAAACGAGAGACGGGATGTTCGCCTTTGATGACAGTTCAAAGCTTTCGTTTTGGCTTGCGAACGGCAGTCTGTCTCCCAAGCGGGTGTACCGGGCCATTTTGGACATGGAGGCAGCGAACGGACGAAACGAGTCGAGCTACTGGCTGTTTTTTGAGCTTCTCTGGCGGGAGTATTTTCAGTGGCTCATGCTTGCGACAGACGCACGTCTGTTTACGAAACAGGGGCTGCTTGACGTCGCCATCGTCTGGCACGAAGACAAGGCCCTGTTTCAGGCATGGAAAGACGGCGAAACAGGCTTTCCGCTGGTGGATGCGGCGATGCGGGAGTTGAAGGCGACCGGATATATGAGTAACCGGGCGAGACAGAATGCCGCAAGCTTCCTGACGAAAAACCTCGGCATCAACTGGTTGTGGGGTGCCCGCTATTTTGAAGAACAGCTCATCGACTATGATCCGGCGAGTAACTACGGCAACTGGGCGTATCAGGCGGGCGTCGGGACGGATCTGAGGGAACTGCGTGCGTTCAACGTGATTGGTCAGGGCATCCGCTATGACCCGAAAGGAAGCTATGCGAAGAATTGGCTGCACTTGCCGGATACGTTGCCCGGTCACACGGTATACGATCCCGTGAAACTGAGTGCCCATACTGACTGGCCGCAGCCCATAGTCGATCTGGAGGAATCCCTTGAACGGAGAAAGCAAGAACTCGGTCTCTGA
- a CDS encoding 2,3-butanediol dehydrogenase — protein sequence MKAAVWYKAKDLRVEDVPEPGIKGDHDVKVKVSCCGICGSDLHEYAAGPIFIPKDTPHPISGEKAPIIMGHEFSGEVVEVGPNVTRVKPGDMVAIEPILAPSENGRYTDAKYNLSPLLGFHGLSGGGGGFSEFTVLGEHMVHKIPDGLSAEQGALVEPAAVALHAIRQSSLKAGDTACVFGTGPIGLMVIDALKAAGASTIYAVEVSEARIKKAGDLGAVVINPKTEDAVAKIHELSGGGVDVAFEVTGIPAVLNQCLHSTHTGGEAVIVSIWEQEASFQPNDLVIAERTMKGIIAYRHIYPQVMELMKQGYFSGDKMITSRIGLDDVVDKGFDLLLSDKSQVKIIVTP from the coding sequence ATGAAAGCAGCTGTCTGGTACAAAGCGAAAGATTTACGGGTAGAAGACGTTCCTGAGCCGGGAATCAAAGGGGATCACGACGTGAAGGTCAAAGTCAGCTGTTGCGGAATTTGCGGAAGCGACCTCCATGAATACGCCGCAGGACCGATCTTTATCCCTAAAGACACCCCTCATCCGATCAGTGGCGAAAAAGCGCCGATCATCATGGGGCACGAATTTTCAGGTGAAGTCGTTGAGGTTGGCCCGAATGTCACCCGCGTGAAACCCGGTGACATGGTTGCCATCGAACCGATTCTTGCCCCTTCTGAGAACGGACGCTATACCGATGCCAAGTACAATCTGTCGCCGCTTCTCGGCTTTCACGGACTGTCCGGGGGCGGAGGCGGATTCTCCGAGTTCACGGTCCTCGGCGAGCATATGGTGCATAAAATCCCTGACGGCCTGTCCGCCGAACAGGGGGCTCTCGTGGAACCTGCCGCTGTTGCTTTGCATGCGATCCGTCAAAGCAGTCTGAAAGCAGGGGACACCGCTTGCGTATTCGGCACAGGACCGATCGGCCTGATGGTCATCGATGCTTTAAAGGCAGCCGGTGCATCCACCATTTACGCCGTTGAAGTCTCAGAAGCCAGGATTAAAAAGGCCGGCGATCTCGGTGCAGTCGTCATCAATCCGAAAACAGAAGATGCCGTCGCCAAAATTCACGAATTATCCGGCGGCGGGGTTGACGTGGCCTTCGAAGTGACCGGCATACCTGCCGTACTGAATCAGTGTCTCCACAGCACACACACGGGCGGCGAAGCCGTCATCGTGAGCATTTGGGAGCAGGAGGCGTCGTTTCAGCCGAACGACCTCGTCATCGCCGAACGGACGATGAAGGGCATCATCGCCTACCGGCATATTTATCCGCAGGTGATGGAGCTGATGAAACAGGGGTATTTCTCCGGAGACAAGATGATCACCTCGAGGATCGGCCTCGACGACGTTGTTGACAAAGGCTTTGACCTCCTTCTGAGTGACAAGAGCCAGGTCAAGATCATCGTGACACCTTGA